A part of Fundulus heteroclitus isolate FHET01 chromosome 23, MU-UCD_Fhet_4.1, whole genome shotgun sequence genomic DNA contains:
- the LOC105920141 gene encoding uncharacterized protein LOC105920141: MIAMKRTQADNPKRLREPSNHNRICSLHFISGEPSTDVNHPDFVPTIFNFMPLTKPVKEKLKRVTKRQRRLALTPYQRKDTVPNSHHEQAAAQDLLDLAHHTPSYKDSGTNPDPDPLQRQYDLLQRDYAGLQQEYQRVMDENRHLKAEREASLFTYTNLNNPLIKTLTGLPTMDLFQWLMSLVCLYLKPVGKLCSGDILLLVLMKLKLGCTNKDLAIRFKVAPIQVSAILNSAIPIIAKKLEFLIQWPTKGEVLENMPNVFRRRYRRARVIIDCIEIFIQSPPNLSAQTKTWSNYKHHNTAKFLIGITPYGTVSFVSSNWGGRVSNKELTEQSSFYDRLEPGDLVLADKGFLVAEELAAYGASLAIPPFAKGKQQFSQKEVEEARSLLQLRIHVQRAIERVTRFGILKNAVPLTLSRHIDSILIICCAITNVLPKLLE; encoded by the exons atgATTGCAATGAAAAGgacgcaggcagacaatcccaaacGACTGAGGGAGCCATCAAATcacaacagaatttgcagtctacacttcatctccg GTGAGCCTTCAACAGACGTAAACCATCCCGACTTTGTGCCCACAATTTTCAACTTCATGCCATTGACCAAGCCAGTTAAGGAAAAGCTCAAGCGGGTGACCAAACGGCAAAGAAGATTGGCATTGACACCCTATCAAAGGAAGGACACTGTACCGAACAGCCATCATGAACAAGCAGCCGCCCAGGACTTGTTGGATCTGGCACATCATACCCCATCATACAAAGATTCAG GAACAAATCCTGACCCTGACCCTCTTCAGCGGCAGTATGATCTGCTGCAAAGGGATTACGCAGGACTTCAACAGGAGTATCAACGAGTCATGGATGAAAATCGACATCTCAAGGCAGAACGTGAAGCAAGTCTGTTTACCTACACAAACCTCAACAACCCATTGATAAAAACATTGACAGGACTTCCTACTATGGACTTATTCCAGTGGTTAATGTCCCTTGTGTGTCTCTATCTGAAACCAGTCGGTAAATTGTGTTCTGGTGACATTCTTCTGCTGGTTTTGATGAAACTGAAACTTGGCTGTACCAACAAAGACTTGGCAATACGGTTTAAGGTTGCCCCGATACAGGTGTCTGCTATCTTGAATAGTGCCATACCCATAATAGCTAAAAAACTGGAATTCCTCATACAGTGGCCAACAAAAGGTGAGGTGCTGGAGAATATGCCAAATGTGTTCAGGCGGCGCTACAGGAGAGCTAGAGTAATAATTGACTGTATTGAGATTTTCATTCAGAGTCCTCCAAATTTGAGTGCCCAGACGAAGACATGGTCCAACTACAAGCATCATAATACAGCAAAATTCTTGATTGGCATCACCCCTTATGGTACTGTTAGTTTCGTTTCGTCCAACTGGGGTGGACGAGTTTCCAATAAAGAACTCACTGAACAATCCAGTTTCTATGATAGACTTGAGCCTGGTGATTTGGTGTTGGCAGATAAAGGATTTCTAGTTGCAGAAGAACTGGCTGCTTATGGGGCATCATTAGCCATACCTCCATTTGCCAAAGGAAAGCAACAATTCTCGCAAAAAGAAGTGGAAGAGGCCAGGAGCTTATTGCAGCTGAGGATTCATGTTCAAAGAGCAATTGAGCGTGTAACACGATTtggaattttgaaaaatgctgTGCCATTAACACTGTCTCGTCATATTGATTCTATACTGATcatatgttgtgcaattacaaaTGTTTTGCCTAAACTGTTGGAGTGA